In the Hyphomonadaceae bacterium BL14 genome, one interval contains:
- a CDS encoding cytochrome P450: MRTVWHGDGDLLSLLPGEAFSMKAGELGFSRRSIKLFNDPDLVRQILNETDGLYPKSDLMVGALEPLIGDSIFVSDGPKWRRQRAMIDPAFSKMRLNLAFGAMQAAAADCCERLGAAAETGATLSLDQIMSELTADIICRTVFSISLDSQISRDVFEDFSIFERGVAQVKIWRLIVDPAWTRAEQDPDVLAACSRIRKHLGTLIDTHLEAGDGTYDDIASEVIAARDSDTGQPFDREELIDQLGVFFLAGHETTASALTWAFYLLAIQPDILARLRAEVSAVSDGGGISFEAVRRLLFTRSVFRETLRLYPPITFMPRVAMRAGRIGPYAVRKGALLMISPWTLQRHRQYWSRPDHFDPDRFMPGREAEINPHAYIPFGSGPHTCVGAGFATLEAVLILATLAQQFDFDVLARDQVRPSARLTTRPAEQIHVRVRRHNAGA; this comes from the coding sequence ATGCGCACTGTATGGCACGGGGACGGCGACCTGCTCAGCCTGCTTCCCGGCGAGGCGTTCTCCATGAAGGCCGGCGAGCTCGGTTTTTCGCGCCGCTCCATCAAGCTTTTCAATGATCCTGACCTGGTGCGTCAGATTCTCAATGAAACGGACGGGCTTTATCCCAAGAGCGACCTGATGGTGGGGGCGCTGGAGCCGCTCATCGGCGATTCCATTTTCGTTTCGGACGGTCCCAAATGGCGGCGCCAGCGCGCCATGATCGATCCGGCCTTCTCCAAGATGCGCCTCAACCTGGCTTTCGGCGCCATGCAGGCGGCAGCGGCGGATTGCTGCGAACGCCTCGGTGCCGCCGCTGAGACGGGCGCAACACTCTCCCTCGATCAGATTATGAGCGAGCTCACCGCAGACATCATATGCCGTACGGTTTTCTCCATCTCGCTCGACTCCCAGATCTCGCGGGACGTGTTTGAAGATTTTTCGATCTTCGAACGGGGCGTCGCTCAGGTGAAGATATGGCGGCTTATCGTCGACCCGGCCTGGACCCGGGCGGAGCAGGACCCGGATGTGCTGGCGGCCTGCTCCCGGATTCGCAAGCACCTGGGCACCTTGATCGACACCCATTTGGAAGCGGGGGACGGCACCTATGATGACATCGCCAGCGAGGTGATCGCCGCGCGCGACAGCGATACCGGCCAACCCTTTGACCGGGAGGAGCTGATCGACCAGCTGGGCGTCTTCTTCCTGGCCGGACACGAAACCACGGCCAGCGCGCTCACCTGGGCTTTTTACCTGCTGGCCATCCAGCCCGATATACTGGCTCGGTTGCGCGCCGAGGTCAGCGCCGTGTCCGACGGGGGGGGCATCAGCTTCGAAGCCGTGCGCAGATTGCTTTTCACGCGCAGCGTGTTCCGTGAAACCCTTCGCTTGTACCCGCCGATCACCTTCATGCCGCGCGTGGCCATGCGGGCGGGACGAATAGGCCCCTACGCCGTTCGAAAAGGGGCGCTGCTGATGATTTCGCCCTGGACGCTGCAGCGCCACCGGCAATACTGGTCCCGGCCCGATCATTTCGATCCGGATCGCTTCATGCCTGGCCGGGAGGCCGAGATAAACCCCCACGCCTACATCCCCTTCGGGTCCGGTCCGCACACCTGCGTCGGAGCCGGCTTTGCCACGCTGGAAGCGGTACTGATTCTGGCCACCCTGGCGCAGCAGTTTGATTTTGACGTCCTGGCGCGCGACCAGGTCCGCCCCTCCGCCCGCCTTACGACGCGCCCCGCTGAGCAGATCCATGTGCGGGTGAGGCGTCACAACGCAGGCGCCTGA
- a CDS encoding tryptophan-rich sensory protein → MDAPYWTLLPFVVTVFLASLTGAIFRPGAWYKTLSKPRWTPPDVVFPIVWSILYIAMAIAAWRVWDLAGWHPALAIWALQLVLNALWSAVFFGMRKPGLALAEVVLLWLAVAANLYAFAQIDAIAGWLLAPYLVWVTIAATLNLEIVRLNRTKA, encoded by the coding sequence ATGGACGCCCCCTATTGGACCCTTCTACCATTTGTCGTCACAGTATTCCTCGCGTCCCTGACCGGGGCGATCTTTCGTCCGGGCGCCTGGTACAAGACCCTGAGCAAGCCCCGCTGGACGCCCCCGGACGTCGTTTTTCCGATCGTCTGGTCCATACTTTACATCGCCATGGCCATAGCGGCCTGGCGGGTGTGGGACCTTGCCGGATGGCATCCTGCGCTCGCCATCTGGGCCTTGCAGCTGGTGCTCAACGCGCTCTGGTCGGCCGTATTCTTCGGGATGCGCAAGCCCGGACTGGCGCTGGCCGAAGTGGTCCTGCTCTGGCTGGCCGTGGCGGCCAATCTCTATGCCTTCGCCCAGATCGACGCCATCGCCGGCTGGCTGCTGGCACCCTATCTGGTGTGGGTGACCATCGCCGCCACCCTCAATCTGGAGATCGTGCGGCTGAACAGAACAAAGGCATGA
- the crtI gene encoding phytoene desaturase family protein — protein MLERTDDTPAQQPGKPHAIVIGAGFGGLAAAVRLGARGYRVTVLEKLDAPGGRAYVFRDKGYVFDAGPTIITAPFLLEELWQLAGRTFQDEIDLREIDPFYAIRFDDGSVIHCPRDAEAMRAEVMRVAPDDLAGYERFLRKSKDIFEVGFKELAHAPFHTLSSMARATPDLIRLSSYRTVHQLVSKYVKNPKLQVALSFHPLLVGGNPFAASSFYCLISHLERQWGVHFVMGGTGRLVEGLVDLIRGQGGQVLCNSEVRQIKVDNGRVTGVELASGRHIPSQVIVSNAEVGHTYKHLMSGVRRKRWTDRKVDTARYSMSLFLWYFGTRKLYPDVDHHTILLGPRYRGLLSDIFEKKHLAEDFSLYLHRPTATDPSMAPPGCEAFYVLSPVPNLTGDTDWAKMAEPYRQAVEQRLEETLLPGLKGSVEVSRVMTPLDFRDRLNSVHGAAFGLEPLLTQSAWFRAHNKSEEVEGLYLVGAGTHPGAGVPGVLSSARVLDAIVPDAAAYG, from the coding sequence ATGCTCGAACGCACCGATGACACTCCCGCCCAGCAGCCAGGAAAGCCCCATGCGATCGTAATCGGAGCGGGCTTTGGCGGGTTGGCGGCGGCCGTCCGGCTCGGCGCGCGCGGGTATCGCGTCACGGTGCTTGAGAAGCTGGATGCGCCCGGTGGCAGGGCCTATGTCTTCAGGGACAAAGGCTACGTGTTCGATGCCGGGCCCACCATCATTACCGCCCCGTTCCTGCTTGAGGAATTATGGCAGCTGGCCGGGCGCACGTTCCAGGACGAAATCGATCTGCGCGAGATCGACCCCTTCTACGCCATCAGGTTTGACGACGGCAGCGTCATTCACTGCCCGCGCGATGCCGAAGCCATGCGCGCCGAGGTCATGCGGGTGGCCCCGGACGATCTCGCGGGCTATGAGCGCTTCTTGCGCAAGAGCAAGGATATCTTCGAAGTCGGCTTCAAGGAGTTGGCGCATGCGCCCTTCCACACGCTCTCATCCATGGCGCGTGCGACACCAGACCTCATCCGCCTGTCCTCCTATCGGACCGTGCACCAGCTTGTTTCCAAATATGTCAAGAATCCGAAGCTCCAAGTTGCTCTGAGCTTTCACCCCCTGCTCGTAGGCGGAAACCCGTTTGCCGCCAGTTCATTCTATTGTCTGATCTCCCATCTCGAGCGTCAGTGGGGCGTTCACTTCGTCATGGGCGGGACGGGCAGGCTTGTGGAGGGTCTGGTTGACCTGATCAGGGGCCAGGGCGGACAGGTGCTCTGCAACAGCGAAGTGCGTCAGATCAAGGTGGACAACGGCCGGGTCACCGGCGTGGAACTGGCCAGCGGCCGCCATATCCCGTCGCAGGTGATCGTGTCCAATGCCGAAGTCGGACACACCTACAAACATCTCATGTCCGGCGTCCGGCGCAAGCGATGGACGGACCGGAAAGTTGATACGGCCCGTTACTCCATGAGCCTGTTCCTGTGGTATTTCGGAACAAGAAAGCTGTACCCGGACGTGGATCATCACACAATTCTGCTGGGCCCGCGTTATCGGGGGCTGCTCAGCGATATCTTCGAGAAGAAGCACCTGGCGGAGGATTTCAGCCTGTACCTTCACCGCCCGACAGCCACAGACCCCTCCATGGCGCCACCGGGCTGCGAGGCGTTCTATGTGCTGTCGCCGGTTCCCAATCTGACCGGCGATACCGACTGGGCAAAGATGGCCGAGCCCTACCGCCAGGCGGTGGAGCAGCGGCTTGAAGAGACCTTGCTGCCCGGCCTGAAGGGCTCAGTTGAGGTCTCGCGGGTCATGACCCCCCTGGATTTCCGCGACCGCCTGAACTCGGTTCACGGTGCCGCCTTCGGGCTGGAGCCCCTTCTCACCCAGTCAGCCTGGTTCCGGGCCCACAACAAGAGCGAAGAGGTCGAAGGGCTTTACTTGGTCGGCGCTGGCACGCACCCCGGAGCAGGCGTTCCGGGCGTTCTGTCGTCTGCACGCGTACTTGACGCCATCGTGCCGGATGCCGCCGCCTATGGCTGA
- a CDS encoding magnesium chelatase subunit D: MSETTHMRDSWGEARLAAALLAVDPGLGGAVLKARAGPARDAWLETLRDLVNEAAPWRRIPAGVGDEALLGGVDLAATLKTGHAVQRAGLLDEIRDGVGVLAMAERAETGLAARLALALDSAPAPMLIALDESADPDEGAPGALIERLAFHLDLSSVSLSDLNTAPPGHDREAIAMARVRLPHVENAGAARALTQTAAALGINSLRPPLLALRAARAAAALEGLDEIGEDQAALAARLVLGPRALHLPHEDRPDDDQTEDQEPDAPPPDDEAHNDNSEPDDQPEDQPDDAHTPDELTEITTEAAKAAIPAGLLARLEAGVSNSRASSAGQSGATRKSGQRGRPAGTRRGDPGEGRKLDVLATLRAAAPWGRVRRRGWDRLKSGPALEVRREDFRIKHFKQKAETLTIFVVDASGSLALNRLSEAKGAVELMLAESYVRRDQVALIAFRGSTAETLLPPTRSLTRAKKCLSALPGGGGTPLATAIEAAEVLAHAAARQGRTVTLVFLTDGAANVTRAGTGGRDVAQAEAHDAARRLRAAGHAAIIVDVSKRGAETARSVAQNMAARYVRLPAGNPGALADLARTAAA, translated from the coding sequence GTGAGCGAGACCACCCATATGCGCGACAGCTGGGGCGAAGCGCGCCTGGCCGCCGCGCTGCTGGCGGTGGATCCCGGTCTCGGCGGCGCGGTGCTCAAAGCCCGCGCCGGCCCTGCGCGCGACGCCTGGCTTGAGACTTTGCGCGATCTGGTCAATGAGGCCGCGCCCTGGCGGCGCATCCCGGCAGGTGTGGGCGATGAGGCGCTGCTGGGCGGCGTCGATCTCGCCGCGACGCTGAAAACGGGACACGCGGTGCAGCGCGCGGGTCTGCTTGATGAAATCCGCGACGGCGTCGGTGTGCTGGCCATGGCCGAGCGCGCCGAGACCGGACTGGCGGCCCGCCTGGCCCTGGCGCTCGACAGTGCGCCTGCGCCCATGCTCATCGCGCTGGATGAAAGCGCCGACCCGGATGAAGGCGCACCCGGCGCGCTCATTGAACGCCTCGCCTTCCACCTCGATCTGTCGAGCGTGTCCTTAAGCGATCTCAACACCGCCCCGCCTGGCCATGACCGCGAAGCCATCGCCATGGCGCGGGTGCGCCTGCCCCATGTGGAGAACGCCGGCGCGGCGCGCGCCCTGACCCAGACTGCGGCGGCGCTGGGCATCAATTCCCTGCGCCCGCCCTTGCTGGCCCTGCGCGCCGCGCGCGCGGCCGCAGCGCTGGAGGGGCTGGACGAGATTGGCGAGGATCAGGCGGCGCTGGCGGCCCGGCTGGTGCTGGGACCGCGCGCGCTTCACTTGCCCCACGAAGACCGGCCGGACGACGACCAGACCGAGGACCAGGAGCCCGATGCACCGCCCCCGGATGATGAGGCACACAACGACAACAGCGAGCCGGACGATCAACCCGAGGACCAGCCCGATGACGCCCACACCCCGGACGAATTGACCGAAATCACCACCGAGGCGGCCAAGGCTGCCATTCCCGCCGGCCTGCTGGCGCGGCTCGAAGCCGGTGTGTCGAACAGCCGGGCGAGCAGTGCCGGTCAGTCCGGTGCCACGCGCAAGAGCGGCCAGCGCGGACGTCCGGCTGGCACGCGCCGGGGCGATCCGGGCGAGGGCCGCAAGCTGGATGTCCTGGCGACCTTGCGCGCCGCAGCCCCCTGGGGCCGCGTGCGCCGGCGTGGCTGGGACCGGCTGAAATCCGGCCCGGCGCTGGAGGTCCGCCGCGAGGACTTCCGCATCAAGCATTTCAAGCAGAAGGCCGAGACGCTGACGATTTTCGTCGTCGATGCCTCCGGTTCTCTGGCGCTCAACCGCCTGTCCGAAGCCAAGGGCGCGGTGGAGCTGATGCTGGCTGAGTCCTACGTGCGGCGTGATCAGGTGGCGCTGATCGCCTTTCGTGGCAGCACGGCCGAAACACTGCTCCCGCCCACCCGCTCGCTCACTCGCGCCAAGAAATGCCTGTCCGCCCTGCCCGGCGGCGGCGGCACGCCGCTGGCCACCGCCATTGAGGCTGCTGAAGTCCTTGCCCACGCCGCCGCGCGGCAGGGACGCACCGTGACGCTGGTTTTCCTCACCGACGGGGCCGCCAATGTCACGCGCGCCGGAACCGGCGGACGGGATGTGGCCCAGGCTGAAGCGCATGATGCCGCACGGCGCCTGCGCGCGGCGGGTCATGCCGCCATCATCGTCGATGTATCGAAGCGGGGCGCGGAGACAGCCCGGTCCGTCGCCCAGAACATGGCCGCCCGCTACGTGCGCCTGCCCGCAGGCAATCCCGGCGCGCTCGCAGACCTTGCACGGACGGCAGCCGCATGA
- a CDS encoding phytoene/squalene synthase family protein — translation MAEPFASPQDIQACRAAIKGGSRSFFAASFLLPSEARDRAFALYGFCRWADDTVDQGEDAAAACSLVTRHLEMIYAGQPADNPIDRAFSDVVRQCDIPQALPDALIEGFAWDATGRQYETLSDVRAYGARVASSVGAMMSLVMGARSAEALARACDLGVAMQLTNIARDVGEDARAGRLYLPRAWFAEAGRDPDAWLAEPCFDEHIAACVERLLTEADRLYQRARPGIAFLPSRCRPAIHAAARIYREIGVEAGRNRFDTVNRRATTSTLRKLGLAGAAVLDAVFASSAAAEAPLAETRFLVDAAPNVPAPDTPPPWWRVDEEWGRVIGILHEVKMRDRAAGG, via the coding sequence ATGGCTGAGCCGTTTGCCAGCCCGCAGGATATTCAGGCCTGTCGCGCAGCGATCAAGGGAGGTTCAAGGAGCTTCTTTGCCGCTTCGTTTCTGTTGCCCAGCGAGGCGCGGGACAGGGCCTTTGCCCTGTACGGGTTCTGCCGATGGGCGGACGATACAGTCGATCAGGGCGAAGACGCCGCAGCGGCCTGTAGCCTCGTCACCCGGCACCTGGAGATGATTTACGCCGGCCAACCGGCCGACAACCCAATCGACCGGGCCTTCAGTGATGTGGTGCGCCAATGCGACATACCACAAGCCTTGCCCGACGCCCTCATCGAGGGTTTTGCCTGGGATGCGACCGGCCGCCAGTATGAGACGCTGTCGGACGTGCGCGCCTATGGCGCCCGGGTGGCGAGCTCGGTCGGAGCGATGATGTCGCTGGTCATGGGCGCCCGGAGCGCCGAGGCCCTGGCGCGCGCTTGCGATCTGGGCGTGGCCATGCAGCTGACCAATATCGCACGGGATGTGGGCGAGGACGCCCGGGCGGGCCGCCTGTACCTGCCGCGCGCCTGGTTTGCCGAAGCGGGCCGCGACCCTGATGCATGGTTGGCCGAGCCATGCTTTGACGAGCACATCGCCGCCTGCGTCGAGCGGTTGCTAACTGAAGCTGACCGCCTGTACCAACGCGCGCGGCCGGGCATTGCCTTCCTCCCGTCCAGGTGCCGGCCCGCCATTCACGCAGCGGCCCGGATCTATCGGGAGATTGGCGTGGAGGCCGGGCGCAACCGGTTCGATACAGTCAATCGCCGCGCGACCACGTCGACCTTGCGCAAGCTGGGTCTGGCGGGAGCCGCAGTGCTTGATGCCGTGTTCGCCTCCAGCGCCGCAGCCGAAGCGCCGCTGGCCGAAACGCGTTTTCTGGTCGATGCCGCCCCGAACGTGCCAGCCCCAGACACGCCGCCGCCCTGGTGGCGGGTGGATGAGGAATGGGGGCGGGTGATCGGAATACTGCATGAAGTTAAGATGAGAGACAGGGCGGCCGGCGGCTGA
- a CDS encoding alpha/beta fold hydrolase — protein sequence MTIARIPDNWPWRANSEMVAAGGVSWHVQRVGSGPVLLLIHGTGASTHSFEHLARELSGEFEIVMADLPGHGFSGQMEAPELPLVAQALGALMTRLGTGPAMVAGHSAGAAVAIRMTLDGVIQPRAVIGLAPALQPYGGAADGIASKLARMALLNPFTPRLFAMRANSTSVARLIAKTGSQLDESGVAQYQQLLKQPGHVAGALRLMAHWQLRPLLADLPRLKTSTIVVLGENDRATPAAEAWAAARRIPGCQEIRLPGLGHLAHEEDPGRTADIIRLAAQAAGLDLSASAHTRRMAGGS from the coding sequence ATGACGATCGCGCGCATCCCGGACAACTGGCCCTGGCGCGCCAACAGCGAGATGGTCGCCGCCGGCGGGGTCAGCTGGCATGTCCAGCGCGTCGGGTCGGGGCCGGTACTGCTGCTGATTCACGGCACCGGGGCCTCGACCCATTCCTTCGAGCATCTGGCGCGCGAGCTAAGCGGCGAGTTTGAAATTGTCATGGCAGATCTGCCCGGTCACGGCTTCTCCGGACAGATGGAGGCCCCCGAACTGCCGCTGGTGGCGCAGGCTCTGGGCGCGCTGATGACGCGCCTGGGCACAGGGCCTGCCATGGTCGCGGGACATTCAGCCGGCGCGGCCGTCGCCATCCGCATGACGCTGGACGGGGTGATCCAGCCTAGGGCGGTGATTGGCCTGGCCCCGGCGCTGCAGCCTTATGGCGGTGCCGCAGACGGTATCGCGTCGAAACTCGCCCGGATGGCATTGCTCAATCCGTTCACGCCGCGCCTTTTTGCGATGCGGGCCAACAGCACGAGCGTCGCGCGCCTGATTGCCAAGACAGGCTCACAGCTCGATGAGAGTGGCGTGGCGCAGTATCAGCAATTGCTCAAGCAGCCCGGCCATGTCGCCGGGGCCCTGCGACTGATGGCCCATTGGCAGCTGCGGCCCCTGCTCGCAGACCTGCCGCGCCTGAAAACCTCAACCATAGTAGTGCTCGGCGAGAACGACCGGGCCACGCCGGCCGCCGAGGCATGGGCTGCGGCGCGCCGCATACCGGGCTGCCAGGAGATCCGGCTTCCCGGCCTTGGCCATCTTGCCCATGAAGAAGACCCCGGCCGCACGGCCGATATCATACGCCTCGCTGCACAGGCCGCCGGGCTCGACTTGAGCGCCAGCGCGCACACGCGCCGCATGGCCGGAGGATCCTGA
- a CDS encoding ATP-grasp domain-containing protein — translation MTTPAPASNPEAYLDALCRIIREEAVDLVIPVSEEVMHVAALAGRLPETAELLCEPFERILTLHDKFEFMETAARAGLRAPPTCLGDSPGAAALSESGETVMKARFGCAGSGLHFLRAGQALPDQLRSADWVVQRRIRGREHSTQSFCRNGEVLAHVNYRGLIFSGTVAVCFEQVALAAIDEWVSRFAEQTRYTGFVAFDFIVDADGTPWPLECNPRLTSGLHFMRHDDLAAVIMGQPIGHQVRLKAQPRYQESHTALTRAYSQALRPGAFWRMLKTMASARDVLWSAADPWVFPLMTPMSWPVLKQVIFQGRSFGDAATLDIQWYPAGPVLLQSGAPAHQAPAL, via the coding sequence GTGACGACGCCGGCCCCGGCGTCAAACCCTGAAGCCTATCTGGACGCTCTGTGCCGGATTATCCGCGAGGAGGCGGTGGATCTGGTCATTCCCGTGTCCGAGGAAGTCATGCATGTGGCCGCTCTGGCCGGCCGTCTGCCCGAGACGGCCGAGCTCCTGTGCGAACCGTTCGAACGGATCCTCACGCTTCACGACAAATTCGAGTTCATGGAAACTGCCGCCCGGGCCGGCTTGCGGGCACCGCCGACCTGCCTGGGCGACAGCCCCGGGGCGGCGGCGCTCTCGGAGTCTGGCGAAACGGTCATGAAGGCGCGCTTCGGATGCGCGGGATCGGGATTGCACTTTCTGCGCGCCGGCCAGGCCCTTCCCGATCAGCTCAGGTCTGCAGACTGGGTGGTGCAGCGCCGGATCAGGGGGCGTGAGCACAGCACACAATCATTCTGCCGCAACGGCGAGGTGCTGGCGCATGTCAATTATCGTGGTCTCATTTTCTCCGGAACCGTGGCGGTGTGCTTTGAGCAAGTGGCGCTTGCGGCCATTGATGAATGGGTTTCAAGGTTTGCCGAGCAGACCCGGTACACCGGGTTTGTCGCTTTTGATTTCATTGTTGACGCGGATGGAACGCCCTGGCCCCTCGAGTGCAACCCACGCCTGACCAGCGGTCTCCATTTCATGCGCCATGATGACCTCGCGGCGGTGATCATGGGACAGCCCATCGGCCATCAGGTGCGCCTGAAAGCCCAGCCGCGGTACCAGGAAAGTCATACCGCGCTGACCCGGGCCTACAGCCAGGCGCTCAGGCCCGGCGCGTTCTGGCGCATGTTGAAGACCATGGCCAGCGCCCGCGATGTGCTCTGGTCAGCGGCCGACCCTTGGGTTTTTCCGCTGATGACGCCCATGTCATGGCCCGTCCTCAAGCAGGTGATCTTCCAGGGGCGCAGTTTCGGCGACGCAGCGACGCTGGACATCCAGTGGTATCCTGCGGGGCCAGTCCTGCTGCAGTCCGGCGCGCCGGCACATCAGGCGCCTGCGTTGTGA
- a CDS encoding DUF3422 domain-containing protein, translating into MPALTLPANHPRRVDLSEEVHARPPQPLTAPLSASYLVLYTGPEEQAADRAAIAALGARFSAAEPSEGATHYSAHLGPVRVIWERHTEFTRYTFIRQNGDERTPFDNPPIAEAPADWLAGLPGQVIFAAHVLMVNAPEDGPAIDENARRLFGDAELVGSRIASGGAVALTSFRSHGDGFNRYLIRNRSLSPIQAGRLMRGLLEMDTYRMMALLGLPAARDLGRIMTAREQELAGITHEMADGIHADESGLLDRITRLQSDIERRHSQHRYRFGASAAYYGIVQARIEELREQRLEGLQTFAEFVERRLAPAMSTVEAVSDRLESMSEHLARVTQLLSTRVALTQQQDSRKLLAAMARRAKIQLRLQRTVEGLSIAAITYYVVGLIAYFAKGTEVLGMPLDAAIITAAAVPIVALALIVGLRRVRGRLGKSAQED; encoded by the coding sequence ATGCCCGCTCTCACCCTGCCCGCCAATCATCCGCGCCGCGTCGATCTCAGCGAAGAGGTTCATGCGCGCCCGCCCCAGCCGCTCACCGCGCCGCTGAGCGCGTCCTATCTCGTTCTCTATACCGGGCCCGAGGAACAGGCCGCCGACCGCGCCGCCATCGCAGCTCTGGGCGCCCGCTTCAGCGCCGCCGAGCCGTCTGAAGGTGCCACGCATTACAGCGCCCATCTGGGCCCGGTACGCGTGATCTGGGAGCGCCACACGGAATTCACCCGCTACACCTTCATTCGCCAGAATGGCGATGAGCGCACCCCCTTCGACAATCCGCCCATCGCCGAAGCGCCCGCCGACTGGCTCGCCGGCCTGCCCGGCCAGGTTATCTTCGCGGCCCATGTCCTGATGGTGAATGCCCCCGAGGACGGCCCCGCCATTGACGAGAATGCCCGGCGCCTGTTCGGCGACGCCGAGCTGGTGGGCTCGCGTATCGCTTCCGGGGGTGCCGTGGCGCTGACCAGCTTCCGCAGCCATGGCGACGGCTTCAATCGCTATCTGATCCGCAATCGCAGCCTGTCGCCGATCCAGGCCGGGCGCCTGATGCGCGGCCTGCTGGAAATGGACACTTACCGCATGATGGCGCTGCTCGGACTGCCCGCCGCGCGCGATCTGGGACGGATCATGACCGCCCGCGAGCAGGAGCTGGCCGGCATCACCCATGAGATGGCCGACGGCATTCATGCCGACGAAAGCGGGCTGCTTGACCGGATTACGCGCCTGCAGTCTGACATCGAACGCCGGCACTCCCAGCACCGCTACCGGTTCGGCGCGTCAGCGGCCTATTACGGCATCGTCCAGGCCCGCATCGAGGAATTGCGCGAGCAGCGCCTGGAGGGCCTGCAAACCTTCGCCGAGTTCGTCGAACGCCGCCTCGCGCCCGCCATGAGCACGGTGGAGGCAGTATCGGACCGGCTGGAATCCATGTCCGAGCATCTGGCGCGGGTCACCCAGCTTTTGTCCACACGCGTCGCCCTGACCCAGCAGCAGGACAGCCGCAAACTGCTCGCCGCCATGGCGCGGCGCGCCAAGATCCAGCTGCGCCTGCAGCGCACGGTGGAAGGGCTCTCGATTGCGGCCATCACCTATTATGTCGTCGGCCTGATCGCCTATTTCGCCAAGGGCACCGAAGTGCTCGGCATGCCGCTGGATGCGGCCATCATCACCGCCGCCGCCGTGCCCATTGTCGCGCTGGCCCTCATTGTCGGCCTGCGGCGCGTGCGCGGCCGGCTCGGCAAGTCGGCGCAGGAGGATTGA